GCTGAGCATCGCGCAGCTGGCCGCCGACGGGCTGACCAACCGGGAGATCGGGCAGCGGCTGTACCTTTCGCACCGGACCGTCGGCACCCACCTGCACCGGATCTTCCCCAAGCTGGGCGTGAGCTCCCGCGCCGACCTCGCCGGGATCTTGAAGACCCTGGAAGGGTGACTTACACCGGCTGCGTCACCTGACGGGCGCGAAGATCACCGGACCGGCTCTAACGTCGTGAAAGTCCCACGGTCTTTCGCACAGGAGCCAAGATGATCAGCAGGAGAAGGTTCGGGCAGGCGTTCGCGGCGGGACTGGCGGCGACGTCCTTGGCCGCCTGCTCGTCGGAGGCCGCCGCACCCGCCGTGTCCACGACCCCTGACCTGCGCGCCGGCTCCGGCGAGCACACGTCGCTCGGCGAGCTCAAGCACGCCGACGCCGGGGTGCTGACCATGGCCTACGCCGAGTTCGGGCCGGCCGGCGGGCAGCCGGTCGTGCTGCTGCACGGCTGGCCGTACGACCCGTACAGCTACGCCGACGTCGCGCCGATCCTGGCCGCGGCCGGCCACCGGGTGATCGTCCCGTTCCTGCGCGGCTACGGCCCGACGACGTTCAAGTCGGCGCAGACCGTCCGCAACGGGCAGCAGGCGGCGGTCGCCCTCGACGTCGTCGCCCTGATGGACGCGCTCAAGATCGACAAGGCGGTCCTCGGCGGCTACGACTGGGGTTCGCGGACGGCCGGCATCATCGCCGCGCTCTTCCCGGAACGCTGCCAAGCCGTCGTCGCGGTGAGCGGCTACCTCGTCACGAACCTGGTGGCGAACCAGAAACCCCTGGCGCCGCAGGCCGAACTCGGCTGGTGGTACCAGTACTACTTCGCGACCGAGCGCGGCCGCGCCGGCTACGCGGCCAACCGCCACGACTTCAACAAGCTGATCTGGAAGACGGCCTCCCCGGCGTGGCACTTCGACGACGCGACCTACGACCGCAGCGCGGCGGCGTTCGACAACCCCGACCACGTCGACATCGTCATCCACAACTACCGCTGGCGCCTGGGCCTCGCCCCGGGCGAGCCGCAGTACGAGGAGTACGAACGGAAACTCGCGACCGGCCCGGCGATCACGGTCCCGGCGATCACGATCGCCAGCGACTTCGACGGCGCTGCCAAGGACGGCAAGGCCTACCGCGCGAAGTACACCGGCAAGTACGAACACCGGATCCTCGACGGCATCGGGCACAACGTCCCGCAGGAAGCCCCACGCCCGTTCGCCCAGGCGATCCTGGACGCCGCCCGCCGGTAAACCGTCGTGAGTGTTCAGGGCGGTTCTAACCGCCCTGAACACTCACGAGACTTGCGCCGGTGCTCAGGCGACCGTGGCGTCGAGGGTGACTTCGATGTTGCCGCGGGTCGCCTTCGAGTACGGGCACACCTGGTGCGCGCCGGCGACCAGGTCGTCGGCCGTGGCCTGGTCGATACCCGACGCCTCCAGGTGCAGCACCGCGCTCAACCCGAACTCGCCCGCCTCGGTGTCGTGGTGCAGGGTGACTTCGGCGACGACCGCGAGATCGTTCAGCGGCACCTTCTTCGCGCCCGCGACCCGGCGCACCGCGCCGACGAAGCACGACGCCCAGCCCGCCGCGAACAGCTGCTCCGGGTTCGTCCCGTCGCCCGCGCCGCCGAAGGCCTTGGGCACGGCGAGGGTGACGTCGAGCGCGCCGTCGTCGGAGGTCGCGCGGCCGCCGTTGCGGCCCTCCGCGGTGGAGGTGGCGACGGCGGTGTAGGTCACTTCGGACATGTTCTTCCTTTCGGCGGGTGAGGTCACCACGCTAGGAATCCGGAAGGGGCCGCGGCGACCGTCGCGCGACGTCACCCTTGTACGTCACCGTCTTCCAGCCGCAGCCACCGGTCGATCCCGATCCGGTCGAGGAAGCGCTCGTCGTGGCTCACGACGACGAACGCGCCGCGGAACGCCGTCAGCGCGCTCTCCAGCTGTCCCGTGCTGACGAGGTCGAGGTTGTTCGTCGGCTCGTCCAGCAACAGCAGCTGCGGCGCGGGTTCGGCGAACAGGACGCAGGCGAGCGTGGCGCGCAGCCGTTCCCCGCCCGAGAGGACACCGACCGGCAGGTGCACCCGCGAGCCGCGGAACAGGAAGCGCGCCAGCAGGTTCATCCGCTGCGCCGGCGGCAACGCGGGGGCGGCCGCGGCCAGGTTCTCGGCCACCGTGCGGTCGTCGTCCAGGAGGTCGAGACGTTGGGAGAGGAACGCGATCCGGCCGTCCGCCCGCGACACGGAACCGCTGTCGGGCACGAGATCGCCCTTCACCAGGCGCAGCAGCGTGGACTTCCCGGCGCCGTTGGGGCCGGTGAGCGCGATCCGCTCGGGGCCGCGGATCGCCAGGTCGACGCCGGCCGGGAAGAGACCGCGCACCCGCAGGCCCTCGCCGAGGAAGAGCGTGCGGCCTGCCGGGACCTCCGTCCGCGGGAGCTCCAGGCCGATCTTCTGCTCGTCCCGCCGGGCCCGCTCGGCCTGGTCGAGCTTCGCCTTGGCCGCGCCGACGCGCGCCGCGTGCGTGCCGTCCGCCTTGGCCGCCGACTCCTGGGCGTTGCGCTTCATGGTGCCCGCGAAGATCTTGGGCAGCCCGGCGTTGCCGAGGGTGCGCGACGCGGTGCTCGCGCGGCGGGCGGCGCGCTCGCGGGCCTGCTGCATTTCCCGCTTCTCGCGCTTGACCTCCTGCTCGGCGTTGCGGATGTTCTTCTCGGCGACTTCACGCGCGGCGTCGACGGCCTCGACGTAGGAGGTGAAGTTCCCGCCGTGGAACCGGATCTCGCCCCGGTCGAGCTCGGCGATCCGGTCCATCCGGTCGAGCAGCGCGCGGTCGTGGCTGACCACGACGAGGCAGCCGGACCAGTCGTCGAGCACGGCGTACAGCTTGCGGCGGGCCTCGAGGTCGAGGTTGTTGGTCGGCTCGTCGAGCAGCAGCACGTCCGGCCGCTTGAGCAGCTGCGCGGCCAGGCCCAGCGAAACGATCCGGCCGCCGGACACCGTGCTCAGCGACCGGTCCAGGGTCAGCTCGGCGAGGCCGAGCCGGCCGAGCTGGGCGCGCGTGCGTTCCTCGATGTCCCAGTCGGTGCCGATGGCGGTGAAGTGCGCTTCGGCGGCGTCACCGGACTCGACGGCCGCGATGGCCTGCAGAACCGGTGCGATACCGAGGACTTCGGCGACGGACGGCTCCCCGCTCAGCGGCAGGTCCT
This genomic window from Amycolatopsis mongoliensis contains:
- a CDS encoding alpha/beta fold hydrolase is translated as MISRRRFGQAFAAGLAATSLAACSSEAAAPAVSTTPDLRAGSGEHTSLGELKHADAGVLTMAYAEFGPAGGQPVVLLHGWPYDPYSYADVAPILAAAGHRVIVPFLRGYGPTTFKSAQTVRNGQQAAVALDVVALMDALKIDKAVLGGYDWGSRTAGIIAALFPERCQAVVAVSGYLVTNLVANQKPLAPQAELGWWYQYYFATERGRAGYAANRHDFNKLIWKTASPAWHFDDATYDRSAAAFDNPDHVDIVIHNYRWRLGLAPGEPQYEEYERKLATGPAITVPAITIASDFDGAAKDGKAYRAKYTGKYEHRILDGIGHNVPQEAPRPFAQAILDAARR
- a CDS encoding organic hydroperoxide resistance protein, producing MSEVTYTAVATSTAEGRNGGRATSDDGALDVTLAVPKAFGGAGDGTNPEQLFAAGWASCFVGAVRRVAGAKKVPLNDLAVVAEVTLHHDTEAGEFGLSAVLHLEASGIDQATADDLVAGAHQVCPYSKATRGNIEVTLDATVA
- a CDS encoding ABC-F family ATP-binding cassette domain-containing protein, translating into MPEIVLSGLSFSWPDDTPVFDRLSATFPGGRTGLVAPNGSGKTTLLKLVAGVLKPSAGSVTADGVLGYLPQDLPLSGEPSVAEVLGIAPVLQAIAAVESGDAAEAHFTAIGTDWDIEERTRAQLGRLGLAELTLDRSLSTVSGGRIVSLGLAAQLLKRPDVLLLDEPTNNLDLEARRKLYAVLDDWSGCLVVVSHDRALLDRMDRIAELDRGEIRFHGGNFTSYVEAVDAAREVAEKNIRNAEQEVKREKREMQQARERAARRASTASRTLGNAGLPKIFAGTMKRNAQESAAKADGTHAARVGAAKAKLDQAERARRDEQKIGLELPRTEVPAGRTLFLGEGLRVRGLFPAGVDLAIRGPERIALTGPNGAGKSTLLRLVKGDLVPDSGSVSRADGRIAFLSQRLDLLDDDRTVAENLAAAAPALPPAQRMNLLARFLFRGSRVHLPVGVLSGGERLRATLACVLFAEPAPQLLLLDEPTNNLDLVSTGQLESALTAFRGAFVVVSHDERFLDRIGIDRWLRLEDGDVQG